A single Dechloromonas denitrificans DNA region contains:
- a CDS encoding PilT/PilU family type 4a pilus ATPase — protein MILDKLFQLMSEKQASDIFISAGAPIHIKIQGNTLPVNQQVMLPDMIEKIAYELMSPEQIKTFEATWEMNLSFGVPQVGNFRVNIFRQRGSISIVVRFILGNIPPLDDLGLPPVLADMIMEKRGLILIVGATGSGKSTTIASMLDHRNAHRSGHILTVEDPIEFLFKHKKSIVNQREIGMDTADWQSALKNAMRQAPDCILIGEIRDKETMQAAIAYAQTGHLCLATLHANNSYHALNRIISFFPLENRPALFLDLSVALRAIVSQRLVKKPDGKRLPTCEVMLNTRHISELIERGEVQAIKDAMEQTLAPGSQTFEQDLFRLYREAVISLDEALANADSPTNLSWLINNSELTTGNGKEDKKIDTALEFDSINSGGASFKEFTLSLSDTDEETT, from the coding sequence ATGATCCTCGACAAACTGTTCCAGCTGATGTCGGAAAAGCAGGCGTCGGATATTTTCATATCCGCCGGCGCGCCCATCCACATCAAGATTCAGGGCAACACCCTGCCGGTCAATCAGCAGGTCATGTTGCCCGACATGATCGAAAAGATCGCTTACGAACTGATGTCGCCGGAGCAGATCAAGACCTTCGAGGCGACCTGGGAGATGAACCTCTCCTTCGGCGTGCCGCAGGTCGGCAACTTCCGGGTCAATATTTTCCGCCAGCGCGGTTCGATCAGCATTGTCGTCCGCTTCATTCTCGGCAACATTCCGCCGCTCGACGACCTCGGCCTGCCGCCGGTCCTCGCCGACATGATCATGGAAAAGCGCGGCCTGATCCTGATCGTCGGCGCCACCGGCTCGGGCAAATCGACGACCATCGCTTCGATGCTGGACCACCGCAATGCACACCGTTCCGGCCACATCCTGACCGTCGAAGACCCGATCGAATTCCTCTTCAAGCACAAGAAATCGATCGTCAATCAGCGCGAAATCGGCATGGATACGGCCGACTGGCAATCGGCCTTGAAGAATGCGATGCGCCAGGCGCCCGACTGCATCCTGATCGGCGAAATCCGCGACAAGGAAACCATGCAGGCCGCCATTGCCTATGCGCAGACCGGCCACCTCTGTCTCGCCACGCTGCACGCCAACAACAGCTACCATGCGCTGAACCGCATCATCAGCTTCTTCCCGCTGGAAAACCGGCCGGCGTTGTTCCTCGACCTCTCGGTCGCGCTGCGCGCCATCGTCTCGCAGCGCCTGGTCAAGAAGCCGGACGGCAAGCGCCTGCCGACCTGCGAAGTCATGCTCAACACCCGTCATATCAGCGAACTGATCGAGCGCGGCGAAGTGCAGGCCATCAAGGACGCCATGGAGCAGACGCTGGCACCGGGATCGCAGACTTTCGAACAGGATCTCTTCCGGCTCTATCGTGAAGCGGTCATCTCCCTCGACGAAGCACTGGCCAATGCCGATTCGCCGACCAATCTGTCCTGGCTGATCAACAATTCCGAACTGACTACCGGCAACGGCAAGGAAGACAAGAAGATCGACACCGCCCTCGAGTTCGACAGCATCAACTCGGGCGGCGCCTCCTTCAAGGAATTCACGCTCAGCCTTTCCGACACCGACGAAGAAACCACTTGA
- a CDS encoding cell division protein ZipA C-terminal FtsZ-binding domain-containing protein, translating to MTELQIGLIGLGATAVVGVFAYNKWQEYRHRKLAEAVFKPQHEDVLLGDGPKVTVKPVPTERNEPGLGEEESAASSERVEPMFADVEPEVDAEDAYVPAPEYTPPPVSAPLAAEPSPAPAAVAQAAPAVPAPAPAPERLLGKRLEDESSDLPASALPAELLDPRLEFIVAMELVEPVSAIEILQSQRDVLYRLNKPVHWLGFNERSREWERLASDSNLHLRRLRVGLQLVNRMGPVSEGDVAIFANAMQALADELMAVADMPSSRVFDQAAEIDRFCAAVDLEIGVNLISRGNAFSGTKIRALAEAAGLVLGIDGLFTRYDEAGRAQFSLQNYESTPFTAESVRTLTTHGLTFVLDVPRVDHGERVFMQMTELAKRFADTLQGALVDDNRQPLSDAQLDHIRREFVGKPQATMASFGLPAGSAQALRLFS from the coding sequence GTGACCGAACTTCAGATCGGATTGATTGGCCTTGGCGCAACGGCGGTGGTCGGCGTTTTCGCTTACAACAAGTGGCAGGAATATCGCCATCGCAAACTGGCCGAAGCGGTCTTCAAGCCGCAACACGAAGACGTGCTGCTCGGTGACGGGCCGAAGGTGACAGTCAAGCCGGTGCCGACCGAACGCAACGAACCCGGTCTTGGCGAGGAAGAATCGGCCGCATCGAGCGAGCGGGTCGAACCGATGTTTGCCGATGTCGAGCCGGAGGTCGACGCGGAGGACGCGTATGTTCCCGCTCCGGAATACACGCCACCGCCGGTCAGCGCACCGCTCGCCGCCGAGCCGTCGCCAGCCCCCGCTGCCGTCGCCCAAGCCGCACCGGCCGTTCCGGCCCCTGCTCCTGCACCCGAACGCTTGCTCGGCAAGCGCCTGGAGGATGAATCGAGCGACCTGCCGGCCAGCGCGCTGCCGGCCGAATTGCTTGATCCGCGTCTGGAATTCATCGTCGCCATGGAATTGGTCGAACCGGTTTCGGCGATCGAGATTCTGCAGTCGCAACGCGATGTCCTGTATCGCCTGAACAAGCCGGTGCACTGGCTCGGCTTCAACGAGCGCAGCCGCGAGTGGGAGCGGCTGGCTTCCGACAGCAATCTGCACCTGCGCCGCCTGCGCGTCGGGCTGCAACTGGTCAACCGCATGGGGCCGGTTTCCGAAGGCGATGTCGCGATATTTGCCAACGCCATGCAGGCGCTGGCCGACGAATTGATGGCGGTGGCCGACATGCCCTCGTCGCGCGTCTTCGACCAGGCCGCCGAGATTGATCGTTTCTGTGCCGCGGTTGACCTTGAAATCGGGGTCAATCTGATCAGTCGCGGCAATGCCTTTTCCGGCACCAAGATTCGCGCGCTGGCCGAAGCGGCCGGTCTGGTGCTCGGCATCGACGGCCTGTTCACCCGCTACGATGAGGCCGGTCGCGCCCAGTTCAGCCTGCAGAATTACGAAAGCACGCCTTTCACCGCCGAGTCGGTGCGCACGCTGACGACGCACGGCCTGACCTTCGTCCTCGACGTGCCGCGCGTCGACCACGGCGAGCGCGTCTTCATGCAGATGACCGAACTGGCCAAACGGTTCGCCGATACCCTGCAAGGTGCGCTGGTCGATGACAATCGTCAGCCGCTGTCCGATGCCCAGCTCGACCATATCCGTCGCGAATTCGTCGGCAAGCCGCAGGCTACGATGGCCAGTTTCGGCTTGCCGGCTGGCTCGGCCCAGGCCCTGCGGCTGTTTTCCTGA
- a CDS encoding nucleoside deaminase yields the protein MNDDAFFLQRAIELAAESVTSGQGGPFGAVVVHAGTIIGEGRNQVVPACDPTAHAELVAIRAACSALGRFHLTDCTLYASSEPCPMCLSAAYWARISRIVFANPRADAAAAGFCDDELYDELRLPHGERRLPTIHLPIPGAAEPLLRWQNLPTRQPY from the coding sequence ATGAACGACGATGCATTTTTCCTCCAGCGAGCCATCGAACTGGCCGCCGAAAGCGTCACATCCGGCCAGGGCGGCCCATTTGGCGCGGTGGTGGTACACGCCGGAACAATCATCGGCGAAGGCCGGAATCAGGTCGTCCCGGCCTGCGACCCGACGGCCCACGCCGAACTGGTGGCCATTCGGGCGGCCTGCAGCGCCCTCGGTCGCTTCCATCTGACCGACTGCACGCTGTATGCCTCGAGCGAGCCCTGCCCGATGTGCCTTTCGGCGGCCTACTGGGCGCGCATCAGCCGCATCGTTTTCGCCAATCCACGGGCCGACGCCGCTGCCGCCGGCTTTTGCGACGACGAACTCTACGACGAATTACGCCTGCCGCACGGCGAACGGCGACTGCCCACCATCCACCTGCCCATTCCCGGCGCCGCCGAGCCCCTGCTCCGCTGGCAGAACTTGCCGACCCGCCAGCCGTACTAG
- the ligA gene encoding NAD-dependent DNA ligase LigA, translating into MAVPVAEAERAAWLRSELERHNVAYYVRDAPTIPDAEYDKLFRELQGLEAQYPDLLTADSPTLRVGGQPLTQFAPVRHDVPMLSIQTETDTESSGALNFDARLRRELELPATAPFIEYAAELKFDGLAISLRYEHGVLVRGATRGDGVTGEDVTQNLRTLRQIPLRLLGAAPPLLEVRGEVYMRRDDLEKYNAAAAARGDKTLVNPRNAAAGSIRQLDPAIAASRPLCFFAYGLGAVDGWNMPETHAGVLDALAAFGLPVCEHRAVLAGGEALAGFHRQVAELRDSLPFDIDGVVYKVNSLALQARLGFRSREPRWAVAHKYPPQEALTVVEAIDIQVGRTGALTPVARLAPVFVGGVTVTNATLHNADEVERKGGICVGDTVIVRRAGDVIPEVVGVVAERRPAAAQPFAMPDACPVCGAHVVREPGEAVTRCSGGFSCSAQRIQAILHFAGRRMMDIEGLGERYVERLVEFGYVHGVADLYRLKLNDLLEMKRRADERDGNVAETAKAGQTPTRWAENLLDGIAASRRPSLARLLFALGIRHVGESTAKTLADWLGSIERVRRAPAPLLAVLPDIGATVATAIADFFAEERNVQAVDELLCPEIGVAPADEHAPRHGLAERLTWSELYAVLGVPRLTPVRARQLAVVIDGATLATQGINGAALSGAGIPGEVITALGDWMQARGNRGLLAAVATRRDELLAALPAATGQDGAEAPLAGKTCVLTGTLPTLKRDEAKAMIEAAGGKVAGSVSKKTDFVVAGEEAGSKLEKALELGVSVIDETELLKLLEKGVEE; encoded by the coding sequence ATGGCGGTGCCGGTTGCGGAGGCCGAGCGCGCGGCTTGGCTGCGCAGCGAACTGGAACGTCACAATGTCGCTTATTACGTGCGCGATGCGCCGACCATTCCGGATGCCGAATACGACAAGCTGTTCCGCGAACTGCAGGGACTGGAAGCGCAGTATCCCGATCTGCTGACGGCCGATTCGCCGACCTTGCGGGTGGGCGGCCAGCCGCTGACTCAGTTTGCCCCGGTACGCCACGACGTGCCGATGTTGTCGATCCAGACCGAGACCGATACCGAGTCTTCCGGCGCCCTGAATTTCGACGCGCGCCTCCGGCGTGAGCTGGAATTGCCGGCCACCGCACCTTTCATCGAGTATGCGGCCGAATTGAAATTCGATGGTCTGGCGATCAGCCTGCGCTACGAGCACGGTGTGCTGGTGCGTGGTGCGACGCGTGGCGACGGCGTCACCGGCGAAGACGTGACGCAGAACCTGCGCACGCTGCGCCAGATTCCCCTGCGCCTCCTTGGCGCTGCGCCGCCGTTGCTGGAAGTGCGCGGCGAGGTGTACATGCGGCGTGACGACCTCGAGAAATACAACGCGGCCGCTGCGGCGCGGGGCGATAAGACCCTGGTTAATCCACGCAATGCCGCCGCCGGCAGTATTCGCCAGCTCGATCCGGCGATTGCCGCGAGCCGGCCGCTGTGTTTCTTCGCCTACGGCCTCGGTGCGGTCGACGGTTGGAACATGCCGGAAACCCACGCTGGCGTGCTCGACGCACTGGCGGCCTTTGGCCTGCCGGTCTGCGAACACCGCGCGGTGCTGGCCGGTGGCGAGGCGCTGGCCGGTTTCCATCGGCAGGTCGCCGAATTGCGCGACAGCCTGCCTTTCGATATCGACGGCGTCGTGTACAAGGTTAATAGCTTGGCGCTGCAGGCCCGCCTCGGTTTCCGCTCGCGCGAGCCGCGCTGGGCGGTGGCGCACAAATACCCGCCGCAGGAAGCGTTGACCGTAGTCGAGGCGATCGACATTCAGGTCGGCCGTACCGGTGCCCTGACGCCGGTGGCGCGCTTGGCGCCGGTCTTTGTCGGCGGCGTTACGGTGACCAATGCGACCTTGCACAATGCCGACGAAGTCGAGCGCAAGGGCGGCATCTGTGTTGGCGACACGGTGATCGTGCGTCGCGCCGGTGACGTCATCCCCGAGGTGGTCGGCGTCGTCGCCGAACGCCGGCCCGCTGCCGCACAGCCCTTCGCCATGCCCGACGCCTGCCCGGTATGCGGTGCCCACGTCGTGCGCGAGCCGGGCGAGGCGGTAACGCGCTGTTCCGGCGGTTTTTCCTGCAGTGCGCAGCGCATCCAGGCCATCCTGCATTTCGCCGGGCGCCGCATGATGGATATCGAGGGGCTGGGCGAGCGTTATGTCGAGCGCCTGGTCGAGTTCGGCTACGTGCATGGCGTTGCCGACCTTTATCGCCTCAAGCTCAATGACCTGCTCGAAATGAAGCGGCGTGCCGACGAGCGCGACGGCAACGTGGCGGAAACGGCCAAGGCCGGCCAGACACCGACGCGCTGGGCCGAGAATCTGCTCGACGGTATCGCCGCCAGCCGACGGCCCAGTCTCGCCCGCCTGCTGTTTGCGCTGGGTATCCGCCATGTCGGCGAGTCGACCGCCAAGACGCTGGCCGACTGGCTGGGTAGCATCGAGCGCGTACGCCGGGCGCCGGCACCGCTGCTCGCCGTGCTGCCCGATATCGGCGCTACGGTGGCGACGGCGATTGCCGACTTCTTTGCCGAAGAGCGCAATGTCCAGGCGGTCGACGAGCTTCTTTGCCCGGAAATCGGCGTTGCGCCGGCCGACGAGCATGCGCCGCGGCACGGCCTGGCCGAGCGGCTGACTTGGAGCGAGTTGTACGCGGTGCTCGGCGTACCCCGGCTGACGCCGGTGCGGGCGAGGCAACTGGCGGTCGTGATCGACGGGGCGACGCTGGCCACGCAGGGTATCAACGGTGCTGCGCTGTCGGGCGCCGGCATTCCCGGCGAGGTCATCACGGCACTTGGCGACTGGATGCAAGCACGCGGCAATCGTGGTTTGCTGGCGGCCGTGGCGACCCGCCGCGACGAACTGCTGGCCGCTCTGCCGGCCGCAACTGGGCAGGATGGCGCAGAGGCGCCGCTGGCCGGCAAGACCTGCGTTCTCACCGGCACGCTGCCGACGCTGAAACGCGATGAGGCAAAGGCGATGATTGAAGCCGCCGGCGGCAAGGTGGCCGGTTCGGTATCGAAGAAAACCGATTTCGTAGTGGCCGGCGAGGAAGCCGGCTCCAAGCTGGAAAAAGCGTTGGAGTTGGGCGTGTCGGTGATCGATGAAACAGAGTTGTTGAAATTGCTCGAAAAGGGAGTCGAAGAATGA
- the dapD gene encoding 2,3,4,5-tetrahydropyridine-2,6-dicarboxylate N-succinyltransferase, translating into MSHPLQATIDDLWERRTELSTQSADAIKIIESVIGDLDSGKLRVAEKINGEWIVNQWAKKAVLLSFRTRDNRVQEAGEIRFYDKVDTKFQGWTEEQFKAGGFRVVPGAFARKGAFIAKNAVLMPSFVNIGAYVDEGTMVDTWVTVGSCAQIGKNVHLSGGVGIGGVLEPIQAGPVIIEDNCFIGARSEVVEGVVVGENSVISMGVYLGQSTPIYDRATGEISYGKIPAGSVVVSGNLPKDGGKYSLYCAVIVKKVDAKTRSTTSINELLRA; encoded by the coding sequence ATGAGCCATCCGTTGCAAGCCACCATCGACGACCTCTGGGAACGCCGCACCGAGCTGTCTACCCAATCCGCCGACGCCATCAAGATCATCGAATCGGTGATCGGCGACCTCGACAGCGGCAAACTGCGCGTTGCCGAAAAAATAAACGGTGAATGGATCGTCAACCAGTGGGCCAAGAAGGCCGTGCTGCTCTCCTTCCGCACCCGCGACAACCGCGTCCAGGAAGCCGGCGAAATTCGTTTCTATGACAAGGTCGACACCAAGTTCCAGGGGTGGACCGAAGAGCAGTTCAAAGCCGGCGGCTTCCGCGTCGTGCCGGGCGCCTTCGCCCGCAAAGGTGCGTTCATCGCCAAGAACGCCGTGCTCATGCCGTCCTTCGTCAACATCGGCGCCTACGTCGATGAAGGCACCATGGTTGACACCTGGGTCACCGTCGGCAGCTGCGCGCAGATCGGCAAGAACGTCCACCTCTCCGGCGGCGTCGGCATCGGCGGCGTGCTTGAGCCGATCCAGGCCGGCCCGGTCATTATCGAAGACAACTGCTTCATCGGCGCCCGTTCGGAAGTCGTCGAAGGCGTCGTCGTCGGCGAAAACTCGGTGATCTCGATGGGCGTTTATCTCGGCCAGAGCACCCCGATCTACGATCGCGCCACCGGCGAAATCAGCTACGGCAAGATCCCGGCCGGCTCGGTTGTAGTCAGCGGCAACCTGCCCAAGGATGGCGGCAAGTACAGCCTGTACTGCGCCGTCATCGTCAAGAAGGTTGATGCCAAGACCCGTTCGACCACCAGCATCAACGAACTGCTGCGCGCCTAA
- the dapC gene encoding succinyldiaminopimelate transaminase codes for MNPHLAQLQPYPFEKLRALFAGITPNPQYKEIKLSIGEPQHPTPPFIMQALADGLKGLANYPTTPGVPALRQAIAAWCGRRYGLQLDAESEILPVNGSREALFSFAQTVIDPSRGHVPLVVSPNPFYQIYEGAAYLSGAEPRFLNNLPGNDFAFDYGALSAEEWARVQLFYVCSPGNPTGKVLSLADWETLFALSDKYGFIIASDECYSEIYFDEANPPIGGLQAAKLLGRSNERLVMFSSLSKRSNVPGMRSGFVAGDAKILKKFLLYRTYHGCAMAPPVQTASIAAWNDEAHVLDNRNQYREKFAAVTPLIAEVLGTGMPDASFYLWAKTPIADTEFARGLLEHYNVVVLPGSFLAREVDGLNPGANFIRIALVASLEECLEAASRIRQFTQQL; via the coding sequence GTGAATCCGCACCTCGCCCAACTCCAGCCCTACCCCTTCGAAAAGCTGCGCGCCCTGTTCGCCGGCATCACCCCGAACCCGCAATACAAGGAGATCAAGCTCTCCATTGGCGAACCGCAGCATCCGACGCCGCCGTTCATCATGCAGGCGCTGGCCGATGGCCTGAAGGGGCTGGCCAATTACCCGACGACGCCGGGCGTTCCGGCCCTGCGCCAGGCCATTGCCGCCTGGTGCGGCCGTCGCTACGGTCTGCAACTCGATGCCGAAAGCGAGATCCTGCCGGTCAACGGCTCGCGTGAGGCGCTTTTCTCTTTCGCCCAGACGGTGATCGATCCGAGCCGCGGACATGTGCCGCTGGTCGTCAGTCCGAATCCGTTCTACCAGATCTACGAAGGCGCGGCTTATCTCTCGGGCGCCGAACCGCGCTTTCTCAACAACCTGCCGGGCAACGACTTCGCCTTCGACTATGGCGCGCTGTCCGCCGAGGAATGGGCGCGCGTCCAGTTGTTCTACGTCTGTTCGCCGGGCAACCCGACCGGCAAGGTGCTGTCGCTGGCCGATTGGGAGACGCTGTTCGCCCTCTCCGACAAGTACGGTTTCATCATCGCTTCCGACGAGTGCTATTCCGAGATCTACTTCGACGAAGCCAATCCGCCGATCGGCGGCCTGCAGGCGGCCAAGCTGCTCGGCCGCAGCAACGAACGGCTGGTCATGTTCTCCAGCCTGTCGAAGCGCTCCAACGTCCCGGGCATGCGTTCCGGTTTCGTCGCCGGCGATGCGAAAATCCTCAAGAAATTCCTGCTCTACCGCACCTACCACGGCTGCGCCATGGCCCCCCCGGTGCAAACGGCTTCCATCGCCGCCTGGAACGATGAGGCGCACGTCCTCGACAACCGCAACCAGTACCGCGAGAAATTCGCCGCCGTCACCCCGTTGATCGCCGAGGTGCTCGGCACCGGCATGCCGGATGCCAGCTTCTACCTGTGGGCCAAGACCCCGATCGCCGATACCGAGTTCGCCCGGGGTCTGCTCGAACACTATAATGTTGTGGTCCTGCCCGGCAGCTTCCTCGCCCGCGAGGTAGATGGCCTGAATCCAGGTGCCAATTTTATTCGTATCGCGCTGGTCGCATCGCTCGAGGAATGCCTCGAAGCGGCCAGCCGTATTCGTCAATTTACCCAACAACTTTAA
- the smc gene encoding chromosome segregation protein SMC, with protein MRLTKLKLSGFKSFVDPTAVALPGQLVGVVGPNGCGKSNIMDAVRWVLGESKASELRGESMMDVIFNGSSNRKPVSRASVELIFENLLGRALGQWSQYAELSVKRTLTRQGQSDYFINNLKVRRKDITDLFLGTGLGPRAYAIIGQGMISRIIEAKPDDLRVFLEEAAGVSRYKERRKETNGRLEDTRENLTRVEDIRLELGSQMEKLEAQAEVARRYHALNEQLVQRQQILWLLRKREAESERQRVALEVERAVTDLEAQSAALRETEARAEETREAHFAAGDALHLAQSEMYTANAEVARLEAEIRHRRESRSQLEARLVQLEGELAQWTETAERLAGDRLKWEELQEITRLRVDEAEERLHQQMDIAPQVEESHAQAQEELQRLRARTTNGEQRLEVELTNKAHAQRALQAITQRRERLREEGGGQDAPDALDLAEKEEELSLLREELAGDQDHLQQLQQELPQLEAARKQMQGELQRIERELAAGQARRAALEQMQASARQSGKLPEWLRRHGLEEAPPLWQQIHVAAGWESAVEAVLRERLNAIACDDPAKLDEWLHDRPDARLSVVLPSDTVAGEPAGRLSEHVRSDNPAIAAVLADWLGSVFTAATLDAALARRAELPPGAVLVTAGGDLLSRASVTFFAPDKSEHGLLERQREIEALGEGVAAYEEQAEALREQLLVLDEQFGDKQEEIGETRQYVTDRQQRVHAVQLEVLKLGQAIERYREQKERLQEQMAELAEEEETERERDMAADEKIAEVRDGLSRIRVLVAGAQARLDDAERAVRAERERNSDFDRALREAQFSLRESEGKLQDIFAQQATAQRELNRIKKDRAQCAEQVEAAPADVMEDNLQGALEARQEKEQALARCRDALESATNALRALEEQRMKIEQGLEPLRERIGDLKLKEQAATLNTEQYAQQLLEAGADEAALQQELTTNGSNLRPASLQGEITRLGNAIGELGAVNLAALEELDTATERKGYLDMQAADLTEAMETLENAIRRIDRETRDLLQSTFDTVNGHFGQLFPELFGGGRAELVMTGEEILDAGVQVIAQPPGKKNSTIHLLSGGEKALTAIALVFSMFQLNPAPFCLLDEVDAPLDDTNTERFCGMVKKMSANTQFLFISHNKIAMEMAEQLVGVTMQESGVSRVVEVDIEEALKMRDAA; from the coding sequence ATGCGCCTGACCAAACTCAAACTCTCCGGCTTCAAGTCCTTCGTCGATCCGACGGCCGTTGCCCTGCCCGGGCAACTGGTCGGCGTCGTCGGGCCGAACGGCTGCGGCAAATCCAACATCATGGATGCCGTGCGCTGGGTGCTCGGCGAGTCGAAAGCCTCTGAGTTGCGCGGCGAGTCGATGATGGACGTCATCTTCAACGGCTCGTCGAACCGCAAGCCGGTGTCGCGCGCCTCCGTTGAGTTGATCTTCGAAAACCTGCTCGGCCGGGCCCTCGGCCAGTGGTCGCAATACGCCGAACTGTCGGTCAAGCGGACGCTGACCCGGCAGGGGCAGTCGGACTACTTCATCAACAACCTGAAGGTCCGGCGCAAGGACATTACCGATCTCTTTCTCGGCACCGGACTCGGGCCGCGCGCCTACGCCATCATCGGCCAGGGCATGATCTCGCGGATCATCGAAGCCAAGCCGGACGACCTGCGGGTCTTTCTCGAAGAGGCGGCCGGCGTTTCACGCTACAAGGAACGGCGCAAGGAAACCAACGGCCGGCTGGAAGACACCCGGGAGAACCTGACCCGGGTCGAGGACATTCGCCTCGAACTCGGCAGCCAGATGGAAAAGCTCGAAGCGCAGGCCGAAGTGGCCCGCCGCTACCATGCGCTGAACGAACAACTGGTACAGCGCCAGCAGATATTGTGGCTGCTCAGGAAGCGCGAAGCGGAGAGCGAACGCCAGCGCGTAGCGCTCGAAGTCGAACGGGCGGTTACCGACCTCGAGGCGCAAAGCGCCGCGCTGCGCGAAACCGAAGCGCGCGCCGAGGAAACCCGCGAGGCCCATTTCGCCGCCGGCGATGCGCTGCATCTGGCGCAAAGCGAGATGTACACCGCCAATGCCGAAGTGGCCAGGCTGGAAGCCGAAATTCGCCATCGCCGCGAGTCGCGCAGCCAATTGGAGGCGCGCCTGGTGCAACTGGAAGGCGAACTGGCCCAATGGACCGAGACGGCCGAGCGGCTGGCCGGCGATCGGCTGAAGTGGGAAGAACTGCAGGAAATCACCCGCTTGCGCGTCGACGAGGCGGAGGAACGCCTGCACCAGCAGATGGACATCGCGCCGCAGGTCGAGGAAAGCCACGCCCAGGCGCAGGAAGAACTGCAACGGCTGCGGGCCCGGACGACCAACGGCGAGCAGCGCCTGGAGGTCGAGCTGACCAATAAGGCACACGCCCAGCGCGCCTTGCAGGCCATCACCCAGCGTCGCGAGCGGCTGCGCGAGGAGGGGGGCGGGCAGGATGCGCCGGATGCCCTCGACCTGGCCGAAAAGGAAGAAGAACTCTCGCTGTTGCGCGAGGAACTGGCCGGCGATCAGGATCATCTGCAACAGCTGCAGCAGGAATTGCCGCAACTGGAGGCCGCCCGCAAGCAGATGCAGGGCGAGCTACAGCGCATCGAGCGCGAACTGGCCGCTGGTCAGGCCCGCCGCGCCGCGCTCGAGCAGATGCAGGCCAGTGCCCGGCAGAGCGGCAAGTTGCCGGAATGGCTGCGCCGTCACGGGCTGGAAGAAGCGCCGCCGCTGTGGCAGCAGATCCATGTCGCAGCCGGCTGGGAATCAGCGGTCGAGGCGGTGTTGCGCGAGCGGCTCAATGCCATCGCCTGCGACGATCCGGCCAAGCTCGACGAATGGTTGCATGACCGGCCCGATGCCCGGCTTTCCGTTGTCCTCCCATCTGATACGGTGGCCGGCGAACCGGCCGGGCGGCTGAGCGAGCATGTGCGTAGCGATAACCCGGCGATAGCCGCCGTGCTGGCCGACTGGCTGGGTTCTGTATTTACCGCTGCGACGCTCGATGCCGCGCTGGCACGGCGGGCCGAACTGCCGCCGGGGGCGGTACTGGTAACGGCCGGCGGCGACCTGCTGAGCCGGGCTAGCGTCACCTTTTTCGCGCCGGACAAGAGCGAGCACGGCTTGCTCGAACGTCAGCGCGAAATCGAGGCGCTGGGCGAAGGGGTTGCCGCCTACGAAGAACAGGCCGAAGCGCTGCGCGAACAACTGTTGGTGCTCGACGAACAGTTCGGGGACAAGCAGGAAGAGATCGGCGAAACCCGGCAATACGTCACCGACCGCCAGCAGCGCGTGCATGCCGTGCAGCTTGAGGTGCTGAAACTCGGCCAGGCCATCGAGCGCTACCGCGAACAGAAGGAGCGCCTGCAGGAGCAAATGGCCGAACTGGCCGAAGAGGAAGAAACCGAGCGCGAGCGCGACATGGCGGCGGACGAGAAGATCGCCGAGGTGCGCGACGGCCTGTCCCGCATCCGCGTGCTGGTGGCCGGTGCCCAGGCCCGGCTTGACGACGCCGAGCGGGCGGTGCGGGCCGAACGCGAGCGCAACTCCGATTTCGACCGCGCCTTGCGCGAAGCCCAGTTCTCGCTGCGCGAAAGCGAAGGCAAGTTGCAGGATATTTTTGCCCAGCAGGCGACGGCCCAGCGGGAACTGAACCGTATCAAGAAGGATCGCGCCCAGTGCGCCGAGCAGGTCGAGGCCGCGCCAGCCGATGTCATGGAAGACAACCTGCAGGGCGCTCTGGAGGCCCGCCAGGAAAAGGAGCAGGCCCTGGCCCGCTGTCGCGATGCGCTGGAATCGGCGACCAATGCGCTGCGGGCGTTGGAAGAGCAGCGGATGAAGATCGAGCAGGGCCTGGAGCCGCTGCGCGAACGGATCGGCGATCTCAAGCTGAAGGAACAGGCGGCGACGCTCAATACCGAGCAGTATGCCCAGCAACTGCTCGAGGCCGGGGCCGACGAAGCCGCGCTGCAACAGGAATTGACGACCAACGGCAGCAATCTCCGGCCGGCTTCCCTGCAGGGTGAAATCACCCGGCTCGGCAATGCCATCGGTGAACTCGGCGCGGTCAACCTGGCGGCGCTTGAAGAACTGGACACGGCGACCGAGCGCAAGGGCTATCTCGACATGCAGGCGGCCGACCTGACCGAGGCGATGGAAACGCTGGAAAACGCCATCCGCCGCATCGACCGCGAAACGCGTGACCTGCTGCAATCGACTTTCGATACGGTCAACGGCCATTTCGGACAGCTTTTCCCCGAACTGTTCGGCGGCGGCCGGGCCGAACTGGTGATGACCGGCGAGGAAATCCTCGATGCCGGCGTCCAGGTCATCGCCCAGCCGCCGGGCAAGAAGAATTCGACCATCCATCTGCTGTCCGGCGGCGAAAAGGCGCTGACGGCGATCGCGCTGGTCTTCTCGATGTTCCAGTTGAATCCGGCGCCGTTCTGCCTGCTCGACGAGGTCGATGCGCCGCTCGACGACACCAATACGGAGCGTTTTTGCGGCATGGTGAAGAAAATGTCGGCAAACACGCAGTTTCTATTCATCTCCCATAATAAAATCGCCATGGAAATGGCCGAACAACTGGTCGGCGTAACGATGCAGGAGTCCGGCGTTTCGCGCGTTGTGGAAGTGGATATTGAGGAAGCTTTGAAAATGAGGGATGCGGCGTGA